A part of Miscanthus floridulus cultivar M001 chromosome 6, ASM1932011v1, whole genome shotgun sequence genomic DNA contains:
- the LOC136461551 gene encoding probable pre-mRNA-splicing factor ATP-dependent RNA helicase DEAH9 isoform X3 produces MSRFWKPGSEKPSTLLVDDEEGGVVFLPSSTSSASSSGFGYASLERQRQRLPVYKYRKAILYLVERHATTIVVGETGSGKSTQIPQYLKEAGWADGGRLIGCTQPRRLAVQTVASRVAEEVGVKLGEEVGYTIRFEDQTNPGMTMIKFLTDGVLIREMMEDPLLTKYSVIMVDEAHERSISTDMLLGLLKKIQRRRPELRLIISSATIEARSMSSFFNIRRKNSLLGSSDDLPSPEPAILSVEGKGYTVEIHYVEEPVSDYLQAVVNTVLLSHEKEPPGDILVFLTGQDDIEAAVKLLNEEIQHLGRHYLDLLILPLYSGLPRGDQDLIFAPTSKGKRKVVLSTNIAETSLTLEGVVYVVDSGFSKQKCYNPISDIESLVVAPISKASARQRAGRAGRVRPGKCFRLYTEEYYLNEMQSEGIPEMQRSNLVSCIIQLKALGIDNILGFDWPASPSPEAMIRALEVLFSLGILDEDVKLTVPTGFQVAEIPLSVWVSVRGVKKEFDEAKLRFAAAEGDHVTFLNIYKGFHQSGKSSQWCYKNFLNYQALKKVVDIRGQLLRIVKSFGIQLKSCDRDMQAVRKAIIAGSFTNACHLEEYSQNGMYKTIRTSQEVYIHPSSVLFRVNPKWVVYQSLVSTDKHYMRNVIAIEASWLTEAAPHFYQFRTLNPALH; encoded by the exons ATGTCGAGGTTCTGGAAGCCGGGGTCGGAGAAGCCGAGCACCCTGCTCGTCGACGACGAGGAGGGCGGAGTCGTCTTCCTACCTTCCTCCACcagctccgcctcctcctccgg CTTTGGCTACGCGAGTCTAGAGAGACAGCGGCAGCGGCTGCCGGTTTACAAGTACCGCAAGGCCATCCTCTACCTGGTGGAGCGGCACGCCACCACCATCGTCGTCGGCGAGACTGGCAGCGGCAAGTCCACGCAGATCCCTCAG TACCTTAAGGAAGCTGGTTGGGCTGATGGTGGTCGACTTATAGGATGCACTCAGCCCAGACGATTGGCTGTGCAG ACGGTTGCATCAAGAGTAGCTGAAGAAGTAGGTGTGAAGCTTGGAGAAGAAGTTGGTTATACAATCCGATTCGAAGATCAAACAAATCCA GGTATGACCATGATAAAATTTCTCACAGATGGGGTATTGATTAGAGAAATGATGGAAGATCCTCTTCTTACCAAGTATAG TGTAATTATGGTGGacgaagctcatgaaagatccaTCTCAACCGACATGTTGCTGGGTCTCTTGAAAAAG ATTCAACGTCGTCGGCCCGAGTTGCGACTTATTATCTCCTCTGCAACAATTGAAGCAAGATCAATGTCATCCTTCTTCAACATTAG GCGGAAGAATTCCTTGCTTGGGTCTTCTGATGATTTGCCCAGCCCAGAACCTGCTATACTTTCTGTTGAA GGTAAAGGATACACCGTGGAAATTCATTATGTCGAAGAACCTGTCTCAGACTATTTACAGGCTGTTGTGAATACTGTACTTCTTAGTCACGAAAAG GAACCACCAGGGGATATCTTGGTATTCTTAACTGGTCAGGATGACATAGAAGCTGCTGTTAAGTTGCTGAATGAAGAAATTCAACACCTTGGAAGACACTATTTGG ACTTGCTGATTTTGCCCTTATACTCTGGCCTTCCGCGGGGAGATCAA GATCTCATTTTTGCTCCTACATCAAAAGGGAAAAGGAAAGTTGTGTTATCAACCAACATTGCTGAGACATCGCTGACTCTGGAG GGTGTGGTGTATGTTGTTGATAGTGGATTTTCCAAGCAGAAATGTTATAATCCG ATTTCTGACATAGAGAGTTTAGTTGTCGCACCAATATCCAAGGCATCTGCAAGACAACGAGCAGGCAGAGCTGGAAGGGTGCGACCTGGGAAGTGCTTTAG GCTCTATACAGAGGAATATTATCTTAATGAAATGCAGTCAGAAGGAATTCCAGAAATGCAAAGGTCCAACCTGGTCTCCTGCATAATACAG TTAAAAGCCCTAGGCATAGACAACATTCTGGGCTTTGATTGGCCAGCTTCTCCATCTCCAGAGGCAATGATTCGGGCTCTTGAAGTTCTATTCTCCCTAGGAATCCTTGATGAAGATGTCAAATTAACAGTACCCACTGGTTTCCAGGTTGCTGAGATCCCTCTG TCTGTCTGGGTTTCTGTGAGGGGAGTGAAGAAGGAATTTGATGAAGCAAAGCTTCGATTTGCTGCTGCTGAG GGAGATCATGTAACATTCCTGAATATCTACAAAGGATTTCACCAGTCTGGAAAATCTAGCCAATGGTGTTACAAGAACTTTTTGAATTACCAAGCACTG AAGAAGGTTGTCGACATTAGGGGGCAGCTTCTCAGGATAGTGAAGAGTTTTGGTATACAACTGAAATCATGTGACAGAGATATGCAG GCGGTTAGAAAGGCCATTATTGCTGGTTCATTTACTAATGCATGCCATCTGGAG GAATACAGCCAAAACGGAATGTATAAAACGATTAGGACGTCTCAAGAAgtttatattcatccatcttcgGTTCTCTTTAG GGTCAATCCAAAGTGGGTTGTCTACCAGTCTCTCGTTTCAACTGACAAGCACTATATGCGGAATGTTATTGCCATTGAAGCATCATGGCTTACAGAAGCTGCACCACATTTTTATCAGTTCCGAACACTCAATCCAGCTCTCCACTAA
- the LOC136461551 gene encoding probable pre-mRNA-splicing factor ATP-dependent RNA helicase DEAH9 isoform X1, with translation MSRFWKPGSEKPSTLLVDDEEGGVVFLPSSTSSASSSGFGYASLERQRQRLPVYKYRKAILYLVERHATTIVVGETGSGKSTQIPQYLKEAGWADGGRLIGCTQPRRLAVQTVASRVAEEVGVKLGEEVGYTIRFEDQTNPGMTMIKFLTDGVLIREMMEDPLLTKYSVIMVDEAHERSISTDMLLGLLKKIQRRRPELRLIISSATIEARSMSSFFNIRRKNSLLGSSDDLPSPEPAILSVEGKGYTVEIHYVEEPVSDYLQAVVNTVLLSHEKEPPGDILVFLTGQDDIEAAVKLLNEEIQHLGRHYLDLLILPLYSGLPRGDQDLIFAPTSKGKRKVVLSTNIAETSLTLEGVVYVVDSGFSKQKCYNPISDIESLVVAPISKASARQRAGRAGRVRPGKCFRLYTEEYYLNEMQSEGIPEMQRSNLVSCIIQLKALGIDNILGFDWPASPSPEAMIRALEVLFSLGILDEDVKLTVPTGFQVAEIPLDPMISKMILSANEFGCSDEILTIASFLSVQSVWVSVRGVKKEFDEAKLRFAAAEGDHVTFLNIYKGFHQSGKSSQWCYKNFLNYQALKKVVDIRGQLLRIVKSFGIQLKSCDRDMQAVRKAIIAGSFTNACHLEEYSQNGMYKTIRTSQEVYIHPSSVLFRVNPKWVVYQSLVSTDKHYMRNVIAIEASWLTEAAPHFYQFRTLNPALH, from the exons ATGTCGAGGTTCTGGAAGCCGGGGTCGGAGAAGCCGAGCACCCTGCTCGTCGACGACGAGGAGGGCGGAGTCGTCTTCCTACCTTCCTCCACcagctccgcctcctcctccgg CTTTGGCTACGCGAGTCTAGAGAGACAGCGGCAGCGGCTGCCGGTTTACAAGTACCGCAAGGCCATCCTCTACCTGGTGGAGCGGCACGCCACCACCATCGTCGTCGGCGAGACTGGCAGCGGCAAGTCCACGCAGATCCCTCAG TACCTTAAGGAAGCTGGTTGGGCTGATGGTGGTCGACTTATAGGATGCACTCAGCCCAGACGATTGGCTGTGCAG ACGGTTGCATCAAGAGTAGCTGAAGAAGTAGGTGTGAAGCTTGGAGAAGAAGTTGGTTATACAATCCGATTCGAAGATCAAACAAATCCA GGTATGACCATGATAAAATTTCTCACAGATGGGGTATTGATTAGAGAAATGATGGAAGATCCTCTTCTTACCAAGTATAG TGTAATTATGGTGGacgaagctcatgaaagatccaTCTCAACCGACATGTTGCTGGGTCTCTTGAAAAAG ATTCAACGTCGTCGGCCCGAGTTGCGACTTATTATCTCCTCTGCAACAATTGAAGCAAGATCAATGTCATCCTTCTTCAACATTAG GCGGAAGAATTCCTTGCTTGGGTCTTCTGATGATTTGCCCAGCCCAGAACCTGCTATACTTTCTGTTGAA GGTAAAGGATACACCGTGGAAATTCATTATGTCGAAGAACCTGTCTCAGACTATTTACAGGCTGTTGTGAATACTGTACTTCTTAGTCACGAAAAG GAACCACCAGGGGATATCTTGGTATTCTTAACTGGTCAGGATGACATAGAAGCTGCTGTTAAGTTGCTGAATGAAGAAATTCAACACCTTGGAAGACACTATTTGG ACTTGCTGATTTTGCCCTTATACTCTGGCCTTCCGCGGGGAGATCAA GATCTCATTTTTGCTCCTACATCAAAAGGGAAAAGGAAAGTTGTGTTATCAACCAACATTGCTGAGACATCGCTGACTCTGGAG GGTGTGGTGTATGTTGTTGATAGTGGATTTTCCAAGCAGAAATGTTATAATCCG ATTTCTGACATAGAGAGTTTAGTTGTCGCACCAATATCCAAGGCATCTGCAAGACAACGAGCAGGCAGAGCTGGAAGGGTGCGACCTGGGAAGTGCTTTAG GCTCTATACAGAGGAATATTATCTTAATGAAATGCAGTCAGAAGGAATTCCAGAAATGCAAAGGTCCAACCTGGTCTCCTGCATAATACAG TTAAAAGCCCTAGGCATAGACAACATTCTGGGCTTTGATTGGCCAGCTTCTCCATCTCCAGAGGCAATGATTCGGGCTCTTGAAGTTCTATTCTCCCTAGGAATCCTTGATGAAGATGTCAAATTAACAGTACCCACTGGTTTCCAGGTTGCTGAGATCCCTCTG GACCCCATGATTTCGAAAATGATCTTGTCAGCAAATGAATTTGGATGCTCTGATGAGATATTGACCATAGCATCATTTCTATCTGTTCAA TCTGTCTGGGTTTCTGTGAGGGGAGTGAAGAAGGAATTTGATGAAGCAAAGCTTCGATTTGCTGCTGCTGAG GGAGATCATGTAACATTCCTGAATATCTACAAAGGATTTCACCAGTCTGGAAAATCTAGCCAATGGTGTTACAAGAACTTTTTGAATTACCAAGCACTG AAGAAGGTTGTCGACATTAGGGGGCAGCTTCTCAGGATAGTGAAGAGTTTTGGTATACAACTGAAATCATGTGACAGAGATATGCAG GCGGTTAGAAAGGCCATTATTGCTGGTTCATTTACTAATGCATGCCATCTGGAG GAATACAGCCAAAACGGAATGTATAAAACGATTAGGACGTCTCAAGAAgtttatattcatccatcttcgGTTCTCTTTAG GGTCAATCCAAAGTGGGTTGTCTACCAGTCTCTCGTTTCAACTGACAAGCACTATATGCGGAATGTTATTGCCATTGAAGCATCATGGCTTACAGAAGCTGCACCACATTTTTATCAGTTCCGAACACTCAATCCAGCTCTCCACTAA
- the LOC136461551 gene encoding probable pre-mRNA-splicing factor ATP-dependent RNA helicase DEAH9 isoform X2 has product MSRFWKPGSEKPSTLLVDDEEGGVVFLPSSTSSASSSGFGYASLERQRQRLPVYKYRKAILYLVERHATTIVVGETGSGKSTQIPQYLKEAGWADGGRLIGCTQPRRLAVQGMTMIKFLTDGVLIREMMEDPLLTKYSVIMVDEAHERSISTDMLLGLLKKIQRRRPELRLIISSATIEARSMSSFFNIRRKNSLLGSSDDLPSPEPAILSVEGKGYTVEIHYVEEPVSDYLQAVVNTVLLSHEKEPPGDILVFLTGQDDIEAAVKLLNEEIQHLGRHYLDLLILPLYSGLPRGDQDLIFAPTSKGKRKVVLSTNIAETSLTLEGVVYVVDSGFSKQKCYNPISDIESLVVAPISKASARQRAGRAGRVRPGKCFRLYTEEYYLNEMQSEGIPEMQRSNLVSCIIQLKALGIDNILGFDWPASPSPEAMIRALEVLFSLGILDEDVKLTVPTGFQVAEIPLDPMISKMILSANEFGCSDEILTIASFLSVQSVWVSVRGVKKEFDEAKLRFAAAEGDHVTFLNIYKGFHQSGKSSQWCYKNFLNYQALKKVVDIRGQLLRIVKSFGIQLKSCDRDMQAVRKAIIAGSFTNACHLEEYSQNGMYKTIRTSQEVYIHPSSVLFRVNPKWVVYQSLVSTDKHYMRNVIAIEASWLTEAAPHFYQFRTLNPALH; this is encoded by the exons ATGTCGAGGTTCTGGAAGCCGGGGTCGGAGAAGCCGAGCACCCTGCTCGTCGACGACGAGGAGGGCGGAGTCGTCTTCCTACCTTCCTCCACcagctccgcctcctcctccgg CTTTGGCTACGCGAGTCTAGAGAGACAGCGGCAGCGGCTGCCGGTTTACAAGTACCGCAAGGCCATCCTCTACCTGGTGGAGCGGCACGCCACCACCATCGTCGTCGGCGAGACTGGCAGCGGCAAGTCCACGCAGATCCCTCAG TACCTTAAGGAAGCTGGTTGGGCTGATGGTGGTCGACTTATAGGATGCACTCAGCCCAGACGATTGGCTGTGCAG GGTATGACCATGATAAAATTTCTCACAGATGGGGTATTGATTAGAGAAATGATGGAAGATCCTCTTCTTACCAAGTATAG TGTAATTATGGTGGacgaagctcatgaaagatccaTCTCAACCGACATGTTGCTGGGTCTCTTGAAAAAG ATTCAACGTCGTCGGCCCGAGTTGCGACTTATTATCTCCTCTGCAACAATTGAAGCAAGATCAATGTCATCCTTCTTCAACATTAG GCGGAAGAATTCCTTGCTTGGGTCTTCTGATGATTTGCCCAGCCCAGAACCTGCTATACTTTCTGTTGAA GGTAAAGGATACACCGTGGAAATTCATTATGTCGAAGAACCTGTCTCAGACTATTTACAGGCTGTTGTGAATACTGTACTTCTTAGTCACGAAAAG GAACCACCAGGGGATATCTTGGTATTCTTAACTGGTCAGGATGACATAGAAGCTGCTGTTAAGTTGCTGAATGAAGAAATTCAACACCTTGGAAGACACTATTTGG ACTTGCTGATTTTGCCCTTATACTCTGGCCTTCCGCGGGGAGATCAA GATCTCATTTTTGCTCCTACATCAAAAGGGAAAAGGAAAGTTGTGTTATCAACCAACATTGCTGAGACATCGCTGACTCTGGAG GGTGTGGTGTATGTTGTTGATAGTGGATTTTCCAAGCAGAAATGTTATAATCCG ATTTCTGACATAGAGAGTTTAGTTGTCGCACCAATATCCAAGGCATCTGCAAGACAACGAGCAGGCAGAGCTGGAAGGGTGCGACCTGGGAAGTGCTTTAG GCTCTATACAGAGGAATATTATCTTAATGAAATGCAGTCAGAAGGAATTCCAGAAATGCAAAGGTCCAACCTGGTCTCCTGCATAATACAG TTAAAAGCCCTAGGCATAGACAACATTCTGGGCTTTGATTGGCCAGCTTCTCCATCTCCAGAGGCAATGATTCGGGCTCTTGAAGTTCTATTCTCCCTAGGAATCCTTGATGAAGATGTCAAATTAACAGTACCCACTGGTTTCCAGGTTGCTGAGATCCCTCTG GACCCCATGATTTCGAAAATGATCTTGTCAGCAAATGAATTTGGATGCTCTGATGAGATATTGACCATAGCATCATTTCTATCTGTTCAA TCTGTCTGGGTTTCTGTGAGGGGAGTGAAGAAGGAATTTGATGAAGCAAAGCTTCGATTTGCTGCTGCTGAG GGAGATCATGTAACATTCCTGAATATCTACAAAGGATTTCACCAGTCTGGAAAATCTAGCCAATGGTGTTACAAGAACTTTTTGAATTACCAAGCACTG AAGAAGGTTGTCGACATTAGGGGGCAGCTTCTCAGGATAGTGAAGAGTTTTGGTATACAACTGAAATCATGTGACAGAGATATGCAG GCGGTTAGAAAGGCCATTATTGCTGGTTCATTTACTAATGCATGCCATCTGGAG GAATACAGCCAAAACGGAATGTATAAAACGATTAGGACGTCTCAAGAAgtttatattcatccatcttcgGTTCTCTTTAG GGTCAATCCAAAGTGGGTTGTCTACCAGTCTCTCGTTTCAACTGACAAGCACTATATGCGGAATGTTATTGCCATTGAAGCATCATGGCTTACAGAAGCTGCACCACATTTTTATCAGTTCCGAACACTCAATCCAGCTCTCCACTAA